CTCTGGAGGCTGATCATCTTGCCCATCACGCCGCCGGCGGAGTTGGAGGCCGCCATCAGGATGGGGTTCATCCCCAGGCGTTCCGCCGTAATCACCTGAAGGTTGCCGAAAAGCGCATTCGCCGATGTGTCGCTGCCGGTGAGGAAGACCCCCAACCAGCCCAGCATGGCACTGAAAAACGGGAAGAATACGCCCGTGGCGGCAAACGCCAGCCCCAGAGTGGCC
The genomic region above belongs to Terriglobales bacterium and contains:
- a CDS encoding L-lactate permease → ATLGLAFAATGVFFPFFSAMLGWLGVFLTGSDTSANALFGNLQVITAERLGMNPILMAASNSAGGVMGKMISLQSIAVAAAATGMRREDEALLFRFTLRHSIFLAALIGLVVVFYAYIAPGLVP